In Setaria italica strain Yugu1 chromosome IX, Setaria_italica_v2.0, whole genome shotgun sequence, the genomic stretch CGCTGGGAGTGACTATGGATACCTGCGTGTAATCTTcctctgttatttaaaaagttcaTGCTGTTTTATGAGCTCCTTTCAGGGAATTCTCTAATGTATAGTGTACTAGACTTATTTACTCACTTATGCCGTTATTTAAAAAGTAGTAACTGAATCCAGTTAATTAACATGCTATTTGAAGTAGTTCAATGCCACACATGAGATTAATTCTTTATTCATTTGTCTTCCATGGTAAGATAAGCTTCTTTATTATTGTAGGCAATGATTTTATTCCTGGTTTGAACGCTATGGCCATCTGACCATCTATATCTTAGTTCCATTTCTCCTTAAGGTGTTTTGTTTGCATGTAGCTATCCTAGCTCAAAGTGCAACCTAACAAAATTAGAATTACACTGTTCCAACTGCATGTATACTGTATTGGTGGTGTATTACTGAGCTTTTAGCAAAAGTGAAACTTGTCATCTCAGTACTGATATTATCTATCTCCAATTCTATTCTTCTCATACCGCTTTCAAAGAAAAATGGCTGTTTAATCATAGCAGCAACATGGTCGGAATATGACAAAAAGATCTTACTCTACCATATTAACAATTCAGATAATATGTTGTGTGATCATTTTGATGTGCAATACGACCAATGTGGCTTAGGCATTTGAAAattaaaacagaaagaaagaaagaaaagaaaagaaaaatacaacaactattttttaaaaaacaataaGGACATACTTCTAGGTATACCGCGGGCTCACTCCACAGATTGGCGCGCCAAGGATTTTCTAgtcaaaagaagaaaatggtGGAGAGCAAATTGGGATGATAAATCTCTAGAGATGGAAAACAAGAACAGCTGCCTTGGTAGTTGGTACGGCCCATTCTGAGCTAACGGTCACAACCTACAAGGGCGAAAGTCTCTCGCACCGCGCGGTGGTCTGGTGGATCGGAGTCGAATCCACCGGCGGCCAGTTAGGGTTTGTGGTTTGTCCCAATGGCGAGCTGCTCCgctccggccaccgccgccactccctACTTCCCGCCGGCGCTAATCCCCAAGGTCGCGAGGCGGCTTACGAGCCTCCAGGATTTCTTCGCCCTCCGTGCCAGCTGCCGCGCATaccgcgccgccctcccgctcACCCCGTCCAAGTGTCCAACCTCGCCTCCCaggcgccgctcctcctcctcgtccccgaCCGGGACCGGACCACCGAACCGCCTATCCTGTTCCACCCCACCTcttcgccgcggcctccgcttcCGCCTCCCTGGTACGCGGCAAGACAGCAGCAGCCACGTCGTCTCCCTCGGCTGCCGCGTCGTCATCCGCGACTACCTGAGGGATCTCAACCGTCGCGAGCTCCGCATGGTCCACCTCCTTACTGGCGAGCAAACCCGCCTCCCCAGCCCCGTGGTCGGCTTCAACCACTTCGTCCTCTCCGGCGACCTCCTTGTCACCTGGGGACTTTGGCGACACCATCAGGTTCTGCCGCCTCGGCGCCGCTGATTGGAGCGTGGCTACAATCAGGGCCCCCTACTACCTTGAGGATATGATCTGCGTGAACGGCACCATCTACGCGCTGGTTTCGACAGGTCACTGGTACGATAGGCCAGGTTACGCATCAGTTCCTCTGTCAGTTCAGTGCTGATCGTCTCATTTAAGAAACCGGATGCTGGTTGGCACATCAATATCAGCATACGCATGTGACCAGGATCATCCTCGTGATACTCTTTTGCCTTTTCAATGCGGAACATGGGACGAGATCGCCTTGATCCGATCGTTGGCGCTGTCACACTGTCAGAGTTTGCGGCTGATTGTCGGTCCACCTTGTTCGCATTTCTTTAAGCCACACTTCGGTAGAGACTATCTCAAGCCCCTCCACTTTCAGTCCCATTTGGGTTCACCGAATAAAGTTTAGttcatcgaatgtttagatactaattaggagtattaaatatagactaattacaaaatcaattgcacagatggaggctaattcgcgagacgaatctattaagcttaattagttaatgatttgacaatgtgatgctacagtaaacatgtgctaatcatgaattaattaggcttaatagattcatctcaagaatcagtctccatctatgtaattagttttataattaactcatgtttagttctcctaattagtcttcgaaGATTTGATGTAATATGGACTGAAATTTAGcttaaggatccaaacacctcctcaGTTTGCTACATGGTATAAGGAAGCCACACTTCGTAGAACTGTCCATTTAGGAAAGCATATACATATCGTTGTATTCTAGTAACAATTTACAATCTGGTTACACCTTGTAGATGGTAACAACCTGTAAGATGGAATCCACAATCTACAGACCGAACCCAATTTTTCCTAGAGATTTGCTAGCGGTTTTCAGTTTCAAAAACATTTGCTAGCGATTTGTACGGgcaaacaaaggaaaaaaaaaagaggaaagaaaCGAGCAGCACTGTACGGGCCACGGATTGTCCAGCAATTTGTCGGCCAGATGGGCCGCCTTTGAGTCTAGATGTAATGTATACCAGGCCTTAATGGACCTTACTTCTCCTACAGCTTAATGGGGCCTTAGATGTACTACAATGGGCCCCAAACAGAGCATCAGTGGAAAACGAGAGCCCAGTGTTGCCAGTTTGCCACACTGCTGGATAGCGGCGGCAAGTGCCTGGCAGCCAGCGCCTTATCCAGCAtccatcttcctcatccatgGCATAAAGCCGCGCCCGCCTCGCTCGGCTCCGCCTCCGCGCACCCCGCTCCAATGGCCGCTACGGCTGTGACCCTGCCCTCCTCGGGCGTCCCCTTCCCCGTCTCCAACACCGCCGCACGGCGCTGTTTGCTTCTCCCCTCCGCTCCTTCCCGCCGAGCTCTCCGCGTCGTCGCCTCCGCGGCCACGGAGGCGCCGCCGaagccgaccccgccgccgacctcgcccTCCGGCATCGTGCTCGTCGACCCCTCCGAGGCCCAGAGGGTGCACCGGCTCAAGGCCGTCTACGACCAGAAGGTTGTCCCGCTCATCACCGAGGAGTTCGGCTACACAAATGTCCACCAGGTGCTCGACGCTACTCCTCACCGTAGAAACCAGAAACGGCAGCCATTTAGCGCTTAACTAGGCTGGTTCATCGCTTCGGTTTCCTTGATTGAATTTTGAGGTGTGTATGGGGGGTGGGTGGTTCGACTAGGTGCCCAAACTTGAGAAGATTGTGGTGAACTGCGGTCTGGGCGCGGACGCGGGGAACAACAAGGGGCTGGAGTCCGCCATGAAGGACCTCGCCAATATCACTGGCCAGTGGCCCGTCAAGACCAAGGCCAAGAAGTCCGTGGCCAGCTTCAAGATCCGTGAGGGAAACACCATCGGTATCGCAGTCA encodes the following:
- the LOC101771094 gene encoding 50S ribosomal protein L5, chloroplastic, with translation MAATAVTLPSSGVPFPVSNTAARRCLLLPSAPSRRALRVVASAATEAPPKPTPPPTSPSGIVLVDPSEAQRVHRLKAVYDQKVVPLITEEFGYTNVHQVPKLEKIVVNCGLGADAGNNKGLESAMKDLANITGQWPVKTKAKKSVASFKIREGNTIGIAVTLRGRIMYNFLDRLINLGLPRTMDFLGVNPNSFDGHGNYSLGLRDQGVFPEIPYEVGGKKNGMDVCIVTSAKTDNEALRLLTLLGMPFSENIKSDMVIRKKRLKRHHFLSKGKGKGGRK